Genomic segment of Nitrospirota bacterium:
TTTATTGCCCTTCTTACATTGCCTTCTTCGTCTTTAAGGGTTATAAGGTTTTTATCGAGGAGTCCTTTCAGTAGGACATGCGAGAGGTGGGTGACTTTCTCGGCTTTGAGCATCAAAGCACAATGTCCCTTTCTTTAACGAGCTTTTGCTTGGTAAGCTCAAAGAGCCTTTTATAGTCGAGCCTTCCCCTGTCTATCTGTGCCTCGTGCTTTTTAAGTAGCTCTCTAACTTCTTCGTTGAGCCTATCTTCTACCATAAGCTCATTCATTATAATCGCCTCTGTCTCTGAGATAAGGGTTTCCTCCGAGGCACGGGGCTCAATGAGGTCAACATCCATTAGGTGTAGGACAATCTTTTTTGACATGGTTTTTACCCATGTCTTTGGGATTCTCATTTACCTCTCTACAGGTGACAGTAAGACTGCGCTTCTTGCCCTTTTAATTGCTTCTGTAAGGGCACGCTGATGTTTTGCGCACACACCTGTCATTCGCCTGGGAAGTATCTTACCTCTTTCGGTAAGAAAGCTTCTCAGGGTTTTTATATCCTTGTAGTCGATAAACTCTACTTTTTCGGAGCAGAACCTGCAAAACCTTCTTTTTTGCAGAAATTTTCTTTGCCTCAATCATACCTCCTAAAATGGCTCTATATCCGTAATCTCCTCTGGAGGAGTCATATCCGGCTGGGCTGTTGTCTCGGCTGAAGACCTTTTTGAAAGAAATCTTACTGTCTGGGCAACAACCTCGAATTTGCTTTTTTGCTGTCCTTCGGATTCCCATCTGCGCTCCTGAAGCCTTCCTTCCACGAGCACAGAACTACCCTTGGAGAGGTATTGGCTTACAGACTCTGCCTGCTTGCCAAACACCACTACATCTATAAAAAGCGTCTCGTCCTTCATGGTATCTGACTGTTTGTATTTTCTGTTTACTGCTATTCTGAATGATGAAACAGGCGTGCCTTGTGGCGTGTATCTCAGCTCAGGGTCCTTTGTGAGATTCCCTATAAGGATGATTCTATTATACACCGGTGTTATTGCCCTCCTTCTGGTGTCACAGGTGCTGTTTCTTTTTCCTTAAGACCTGAAAGTGCGGCATCTGCCTGCTTTTTCTCCAGCCTTATAACCATGAACTTTATAACTGGGTCAAAGACCTTGTAGTAGTCCTCTAATTTCTTGATAAGAGATGGCGGTGACTTGAATAAAACAAGGACATAAAAGCCTTTGCTGTGCTTGTTTACCTCGTATGCGAGCTTTCTTCTTCCCAAGAGGTCTGTCTTTAGTATCTCTCCACCAGAGCCTTCTATAAGGTCTTTTATTTTAGAGACCGACTCTGAGATGGCTTCCTCGGTAAGGGATGCATCTAATATGATGATATTTTCGTAGATATTCATCTAACCTCCTCATGGATTTTCTCCGGGTCTCTTGGACCCTGCCATTTGGCGAAAAGCCCTTCTATCTTATCCCGAATTCGGGACAAGACAGGAGAGCAAGGAGTTAGATTTTATAACACATTTGAATCGTTAAAATCAAGAAGATTCTAAAACTGTCCTGCCAAAGTGATAATGTCCTTCAGAATGACACTTTTAGGGTTCAGCATATTGACCATCCTGGTTTCAAACTATTATAATGGTGGCAGATTCAGGGGAAAAGGAGGTAAACATGTTTCAGGGCTCTATGGTTGCAATAGTAACGCCTTTTAAGAATGGTAAACTCGATGAGAAGGCATTAGAGAGACTCATAGAATGGCACATTAAGGAGGGCACGGATGCCATAATACCATGTGGTACAACAGGGGAGTCTGCGACATTGGATTACGACGAGCACTACAGGGTCATAGAGATAACGGTTAAGACAGTGGCAGGAAGAATCCCTGTTATTGCAGGCACAGGAGCAAACTCAACTGACGAGGCAATAACCATAACAAAGAAGGCAAGAAACCTTGGGGCAGATGGTGCACTGCTTGTGTCTCCTTACTATAACAAGCCCACTCAGGAGGGACTCTACCTGCACTATAAGGCTGTTGCGGACTCGGTAAAAGGCTTTCCTATTGTCCTTTATAATGTCCCTGGAAGAACTGCTGTAAATATACTGCCACAGACAGTGGCAAGGCTTGCAGAGATTAAAAACATAGTTGCCATAAAGGAGGCAACAGGGGATATGAAACAGGTAAGCGAGCTAATGAGACTCACTCAGGGCAGAATCACAGTGCTATCAGGAGATGACTTTACTACATTTCCGATGTATGCACTTGGTGGAAAAGGCTCGATATCCGTGTCTGCAAACATAGCCCCACGGGATTCGGCTCTGATGTGGGATGCATGGCAGAAAGGAGATATCTCTGAGGCAAGAAGGCTTCATTATAAGATGGAGCCCCTGAACACCTCGATGTTCATAGAGACAAACCCCATACCTGTAAAGACCGGGCTTTCTCTTATGGGTAAAATCAGGGAGGAATTCAGGCTTCCGCTTTGCAAAATCTCGGATGCAAACAAGGAAAAACTTAAAAAAGTTCTAAAGGACTATGGACTGATTTAGTTTACATTTCAACCTGCAATTGGACATAATAATTCATGCAGTTATACCTAAGAGTTGGCGACAGGGTGAAGCACAAGAGATATAAAACCTGGGGCATGGGAGAGGTAATAGAGGAGATGCACTCAAGCCTCGATGGAGGCACATGCATTGTGAGGGTCATATTTGAAGACGGCATCGAAAGGTCTTTTCTTAACGACCTTGAAAACACCCTTTGCTGTCGATATATGGGCTTAATATTTGCAGGAAAAGACCTGCTTAACCTTTAAAGACAATGAAAGGCTCGTTAGTATTTGAGCGGATTTCAAGTCCAATCGGTTTTCTCTATGTAGTTTTTTCTGGAAAACACTTAGTTAAGCTCGCATTGGAAAAACCAAAGGGCATAAAGGCTGGAGAAGTCCCGGGCTCATTTAAAGAGGAACTCATGGCTTATTTCGAAGGAAGGTCAAGGGAGTTTCATCAGGAGATGGTTTTCCTTAGCGGAACCGATTTCGAAAAAAAAGTCTGGCTTACGCTTAAGGATGTGCCTTATGGACAAACGAGAACATATAAGTGGCTTTCGGAAAAAATAGGCAAGCCCAAAGCCCATAGGGCAGTTGGTCAGGCACTTTCTAAAAACCCAATATCCATAGTGCTTCCCTGCCACAGGATTATCGACTCAGACGGGCATATCGGAGGCTACTCATCAGGCATTGACATTAAAAGAAGATTGCTTGAACTGGAGTATTACTATTCAGAGGATATATAAGCTTTTTTTCCCTGAATATAGTGCATAAGAAATGCAGTGAGGACCGAAAGGATAAAGCCTATAAGTGTTCCTGTTATAACCATGGATGTCCTTTTGGGCCTTAGCCTGTTTTCAGGAGGTATTGCCTCTTCTATCACCTGTATTACTGCAGAGTCTCTTGCCTCATCGAGCCTTGCGACTTCGTATTGTTTGAGGAGAATCTCGTAAATCGCCTCGCTGTATTTAAATTCCCTCAGCCTTCTTATATACTCTGTGCCAATAGCAGGTATCTTTCCTGCTGGCATGAGGGATTCCGGGTTATGACCACTGCCTTTGGTTTCAAGCTTGTTTAATTCTGCCTTAAGACCCCTTATCTCTTCTTCAATCATCTGTATGTCGGGATTATACTGGGTTGCATAAGTTCTCATTACCTTAAGCTCTACTTCTTTTCCTGAAATCCGTGCCCTAAGCTCCGAAACACTGCCTATCACTGCGGTTGCCTGCTCATCCATCCTGATTGCACCTGTTTTTTCCTGAAACCCTCTGAGGGACTCCTCTGCCTTTATAAGGCTTTCCTTTGCGGACTTTAACTGCTCCTCGAAGAAAAGTCTTCTTTCGCCTGCCTCTGTTACAGCAAGATTAAGTATTAGGCTTTTTAGCTCCTCTACGAATGCATTCGTAAGAGAGGCAGACATCTTTGGGTCTTTGTGCTCTACGCCAATAGTCAATATTCCGCTTTTTTTATCGTCATAAGTCTTCAGTGCCATAAGAAGGGAATCCCTTGTGGACTGAAGGCTCGTTGTCTTATTGCTATGGAGATCGAACCTTTCTATTATTTTGTCGAGGACAGGTCTGCTTTTAAGAAGGGCAGTATAGAGGTCATTTGTTGTCTTTATGTTTAAGCCCCCAATGGCAATGCCCGGAACACTGCTTAACTGACTTAAAACCTGCGAGGCAGTATTAGGGCTTGTCTGGCCCGAAGGCAGGAGGAGCTTTGCCTCTGCCTTATATACCTTTGGCATGAGAAGGCTGATGAGGGCAGAAAGTAGGCTGGCTATGAGTGTCATACTGATAATAAGCTTTTTTTGCTTCAAAGCTACTGTTAGATAGTCAATTAGGCTTATCTCGTCTCCTGCCTGCACATATCCCTCTAAAAATGCCTAAAAATGATAGTTCATCCCTAAGACAACCATGCTTATGTTTTCCTTGTTTCCATTCGTGCTTTTTAGCCATGCTGTCCTCAGTCCTGCCTCTATGTCCATATTGCCCTCGATGAGCCTGACTCCCAACGATGCCTCATGCTTTGATGCATCGAGGCTGTCTGAAAGATTGTGTCTTTCCCTGTCATATGAGACATAAAACCTGCTCATTGTCTCAGGCATACGATAATTCAGCTCGAAGAATATATCTTCTGAGTCTCCTCCCATGTGATGACCAATCGTTCTTCCTTCATATGTATAGCCTGAAGTGTAAACATGGTGGCTATACCAGACATTTGGAGAGCCCTTGACATGGGTAGTGGCATATTCTGCCCTGAAATCTATATTTTCTATGCTGAGAATTCTTGGTAAGTAAATGCCCCCGAGGTATGCCCATTTAGAGGGCAGTCCGTTTGCCTCATCCTCGCCAGCTGCCTCGAGATATATCTGCATAGGTTGCCATCTAAATGGTAAGATAAGTTTTACATCTCCACCTGCCTTCTGGTCGCCTGCCTCTCTGCCTGCATTGTTTTCTCCCCTACCTATAAAGCTATTAAGCCATGTCTTAGGGGACTCTGACCTGCCTTCACCTCCAAGAATGGCTGTCCTTTGAAGCCCAAGCTCAAGATACTGGATGGGCTTAAAATTAAACCTGAGCCCCCATAAGTAAGGCTCTGGAAAGTCCCTTTCCTTTTCAAGTCTCGATACAAACACTGTAAATCTGAATGGTCCATGTATGAATGGCAGACGAGCTGGTTTGGGGTTTGTAAGCTTGAGCATCTTCACTGGCTCGGCATTCGTAGAAAGGAGTAAGGCTCCATGGTATCCAGGCCCCCACCACTCAGAGTCCTTTCCAATCTCAAGTTCAAGCCCCAAGAACCCGAAAGTTACATATCCCCTCCTAAGCTTAATGCCTGCCTTCTCCGAGGAATATCTTATCTCGGGGTTGGCAAACACAGAAAGCC
This window contains:
- a CDS encoding methylated-DNA--[protein]-cysteine S-methyltransferase, which translates into the protein MKGSLVFERISSPIGFLYVVFSGKHLVKLALEKPKGIKAGEVPGSFKEELMAYFEGRSREFHQEMVFLSGTDFEKKVWLTLKDVPYGQTRTYKWLSEKIGKPKAHRAVGQALSKNPISIVLPCHRIIDSDGHIGGYSSGIDIKRRLLELEYYYSEDI
- a CDS encoding capsule assembly Wzi family protein — protein: MSYFRQGLIVISLLGFITDAYGTNVSQDEDTYDLLLILEAEGIIKSGLLTTKPMTKKEVARLIKEAEKSEAKKSPFISAVISSLKKKFKAEVGSRKYLKPIDTAYGRLIYSDRDAQELSYNNDGDSYRNGTNVRLGLSGMAEYGRLSVFANPEIRYSSEKAGIKLRRGYVTFGFLGLELEIGKDSEWWGPGYHGALLLSTNAEPVKMLKLTNPKPARLPFIHGPFRFTVFVSRLEKERDFPEPYLWGLRFNFKPIQYLELGLQRTAILGGEGRSESPKTWLNSFIGRGENNAGREAGDQKAGGDVKLILPFRWQPMQIYLEAAGEDEANGLPSKWAYLGGIYLPRILSIENIDFRAEYATTHVKGSPNVWYSHHVYTSGYTYEGRTIGHHMGGDSEDIFFELNYRMPETMSRFYVSYDRERHNLSDSLDASKHEASLGVRLIEGNMDIEAGLRTAWLKSTNGNKENISMVVLGMNYHF
- the rpsF gene encoding 30S ribosomal protein S6, encoding MNIYENIIILDASLTEEAISESVSKIKDLIEGSGGEILKTDLLGRRKLAYEVNKHSKGFYVLVLFKSPPSLIKKLEDYYKVFDPVIKFMVIRLEKKQADAALSGLKEKETAPVTPEGGQ
- a CDS encoding 4-hydroxy-tetrahydrodipicolinate synthase translates to MFQGSMVAIVTPFKNGKLDEKALERLIEWHIKEGTDAIIPCGTTGESATLDYDEHYRVIEITVKTVAGRIPVIAGTGANSTDEAITITKKARNLGADGALLVSPYYNKPTQEGLYLHYKAVADSVKGFPIVLYNVPGRTAVNILPQTVARLAEIKNIVAIKEATGDMKQVSELMRLTQGRITVLSGDDFTTFPMYALGGKGSISVSANIAPRDSALMWDAWQKGDISEARRLHYKMEPLNTSMFIETNPIPVKTGLSLMGKIREEFRLPLCKISDANKEKLKKVLKDYGLI
- a CDS encoding DUF507 family protein, yielding MRIPKTWVKTMSKKIVLHLMDVDLIEPRASEETLISETEAIIMNELMVEDRLNEEVRELLKKHEAQIDRGRLDYKRLFELTKQKLVKERDIVL
- a CDS encoding 30S ribosomal protein S18; amino-acid sequence: MRQRKFLQKRRFCRFCSEKVEFIDYKDIKTLRSFLTERGKILPRRMTGVCAKHQRALTEAIKRARSAVLLSPVER
- the ssb gene encoding single-stranded DNA-binding protein, with product MYNRIILIGNLTKDPELRYTPQGTPVSSFRIAVNRKYKQSDTMKDETLFIDVVVFGKQAESVSQYLSKGSSVLVEGRLQERRWESEGQQKSKFEVVAQTVRFLSKRSSAETTAQPDMTPPEEITDIEPF